A section of the Citrobacter farmeri genome encodes:
- a CDS encoding ferritin-like domain-containing protein, with protein sequence MNMKNIEDVFIHLLSDTYSAEKQLTRGLAKLARAASSEKLSAAFNAHLEETQGQIERIDQILEQEPAIKIKRMKCVAMEGLIEEANEVIESTEKNDVRDAALIAAAQKVEHYEIASYGTLATLAEQLGYKKAVKLLAETLEEEKETDLKLTDLAVGNINKKAEKR encoded by the coding sequence ATGAATATGAAAAATATAGAAGATGTATTTATTCACCTGCTTTCAGATACCTACAGTGCTGAAAAACAATTAACGCGCGGACTGGCTAAACTAGCCAGAGCGGCATCAAGTGAAAAACTCAGTGCGGCTTTTAATGCGCACCTGGAAGAAACTCAGGGGCAAATTGAGCGGATAGACCAGATCCTTGAACAGGAACCGGCAATTAAGATTAAACGTATGAAATGCGTGGCGATGGAAGGTTTGATTGAAGAGGCGAATGAGGTTATCGAGAGCACGGAAAAAAATGACGTTCGGGATGCGGCCTTAATCGCAGCGGCACAGAAAGTAGAACATTATGAGATAGCCAGTTATGGCACTCTGGCTACGCTTGCGGAACAACTGGGTTATAAAAAAGCGGTAAAGCTGCTGGCTGAAACACTGGAAGAAGAAAAAGAAACCGATCTGAAACTCACAGACCTCGCCGTGGGGAATATCAATAAAAAGGCAGAGAAACGTTAA
- a CDS encoding general stress protein has product MAEHRGGSGNFAENRDKASEAGRKGGQHSGGNFKNDPQRASEAGKKGGQNSHSGGRKSDNS; this is encoded by the coding sequence ATGGCAGAGCATCGTGGTGGTTCCGGTAATTTCGCAGAAAACCGAGACAAAGCGTCTGAAGCGGGCCGTAAAGGCGGGCAGCACAGCGGTGGAAACTTCAAAAACGATCCACAGCGTGCATCTGAGGCCGGTAAGAAAGGTGGCCAGAACAGTCACAGCGGTGGCCGTAAATCTGATAATTCCTGA
- a CDS encoding class I SAM-dependent methyltransferase has protein sequence MENNESICDFYESNFDEANRFAVNPLEFIRSQEIIKRFLTPSPMLIADIAGANGFYSFWLAEQGHHVHLLDLSNKHIEQARQRGQQSAVKLQSYTCGDARKLPWEGNTFDMVMLMGALYHLQDSVDRMQCIEECLRVLKPGGVAIFTYISRSASLVDGYKYQFINDPLFQRIVEIDLLTGNHENPESNPNYFTTAFFHTPSLIMQELQQTGFQDIRLFAVEGFASIIDTDEILQVEDKKALLLKYLRLTEELPELQGISSHLLAVARKA, from the coding sequence ATGGAAAACAATGAAAGCATCTGCGACTTCTATGAGAGTAACTTCGACGAGGCAAACCGCTTCGCAGTAAATCCGCTGGAATTTATCCGCTCTCAGGAGATTATTAAGCGATTTTTAACGCCTTCCCCCATGCTTATCGCTGATATCGCCGGCGCAAATGGTTTTTATTCATTCTGGCTGGCAGAGCAGGGGCATCATGTACATCTGTTAGATCTTTCCAACAAACATATTGAGCAGGCCAGACAGCGCGGACAACAAAGTGCTGTCAAGTTGCAATCGTACACCTGCGGCGATGCGCGAAAACTACCATGGGAGGGTAACACTTTTGACATGGTGATGCTGATGGGGGCGCTGTATCACCTGCAGGACAGCGTTGACAGGATGCAATGCATTGAGGAATGCCTTCGTGTTCTGAAACCCGGCGGCGTAGCTATTTTTACCTATATATCCAGGTCAGCATCGCTGGTGGATGGATATAAATACCAGTTTATAAACGACCCATTGTTTCAACGTATCGTGGAAATCGATCTGTTGACGGGAAACCATGAAAACCCTGAAAGCAACCCAAATTATTTCACTACTGCTTTTTTTCATACCCCGTCATTAATTATGCAGGAGCTTCAGCAAACAGGTTTTCAGGATATCAGACTGTTCGCTGTAGAGGGGTTTGCCAGCATCATTGACACGGATGAGATATTGCAGGTAGAGGACAAAAAGGCCCTTTTGCTGAAGTATCTCCGCTTAACTGAGGAACTTCCTGAGTTGCAGGGTATTTCGTCGCATCTGCTGGCTGTCGCAAGAAAAGCCTAA
- a CDS encoding IS1182 family transposase, with protein MTNHIQGHGRHQMTLLPDALDDFVTEDNPVRVVDIFVDGLQLDSLGFRRVNAKRTGRPGYHPATLLKLYIYGYLNRIQSSRRLEKEAHRNVELMWLLERLTPDFKTIADFRKDNGEGIRNACRAFIGLCRQMQMFTDVVVAIDGSKFKAVNSKPNNFTSQKAKDHIERVEQSITYYLNKLDEADKNTGPNASTKLTATKLAWLQKRLRELQAIQHAVAQQPDKQLSLTDPDSRLMKTNNMNRQVCYNVQTAVDTKNHLIVAHEVTNTTDRGQLGSVATLAQKAVGRKDITVLADKGYYSRSDIKTVLDSGAVALVPKGDTSGAERKGLYNRSMFRYNREKDVYVCPMGNELQNRFTSIEDGLEQQLYFNNIACRDCSQRSRCTTSKRDPRRIRRWVHEAEMEEMHARLEAFPQAVVMRKQTVEHPFGTIKMWMGATHFLMRKFKNVSTEISLHILAYNLKRMLSIWGTEGLIIQLQEQYG; from the coding sequence ATGACCAATCACATTCAAGGACATGGCAGGCACCAGATGACATTGCTCCCAGATGCACTGGATGATTTTGTCACTGAAGATAACCCAGTCAGAGTAGTTGATATATTTGTAGATGGGTTACAGCTTGATTCTCTTGGTTTCAGAAGAGTTAACGCAAAGCGAACCGGACGGCCCGGATATCACCCTGCCACCCTACTGAAGCTGTACATTTACGGATATCTCAACCGAATTCAGTCCTCCCGAAGACTGGAAAAAGAGGCCCATCGGAACGTTGAACTGATGTGGTTACTTGAACGATTAACGCCTGACTTTAAAACCATTGCAGACTTTAGGAAAGATAACGGTGAAGGTATCAGGAATGCTTGTCGGGCCTTTATTGGCCTGTGCCGGCAAATGCAAATGTTCACTGATGTTGTTGTTGCTATTGACGGCAGCAAATTCAAAGCAGTAAACAGCAAACCGAACAACTTTACATCCCAGAAAGCCAAAGACCATATTGAGCGCGTTGAGCAAAGTATTACTTATTATTTAAACAAGCTGGATGAAGCCGACAAGAATACCGGGCCCAATGCAAGCACAAAGTTAACAGCCACTAAACTGGCCTGGCTACAAAAGCGTTTACGTGAACTTCAGGCAATCCAACACGCAGTCGCACAACAGCCAGATAAACAACTCTCTTTAACCGACCCTGACTCTCGGTTGATGAAAACAAATAATATGAACCGGCAAGTTTGCTACAACGTTCAGACAGCCGTGGATACGAAGAACCATTTGATTGTTGCGCATGAAGTCACCAATACAACAGATCGGGGGCAACTTGGTTCAGTGGCAACACTGGCTCAGAAAGCTGTTGGCCGGAAGGACATAACAGTACTTGCCGATAAAGGGTATTACAGTCGCAGCGATATTAAAACAGTTCTGGATAGCGGAGCCGTGGCTTTGGTGCCAAAGGGAGATACCTCTGGTGCTGAACGTAAAGGGCTCTATAACCGCTCAATGTTCAGATATAACAGGGAAAAAGATGTTTATGTATGTCCAATGGGCAACGAGCTTCAGAATCGATTTACCTCAATAGAGGACGGTCTGGAGCAACAATTATACTTTAACAATATTGCCTGTCGCGATTGCAGCCAGCGCTCCAGGTGTACCACATCAAAACGCGATCCAAGGCGTATACGGCGCTGGGTTCATGAAGCTGAAATGGAAGAAATGCATGCCAGACTTGAGGCATTTCCTCAAGCAGTAGTCATGCGAAAGCAAACGGTAGAACATCCGTTTGGGACAATAAAAATGTGGATGGGTGCAACGCACTTCTTGATGCGGAAATTTAAAAACGTCAGTACAGAAATTAGTCTGCATATATTGGCTTATAACCTGAAAAGGATGCTATCAATATGGGGTACTGAAGGATTGATAATTCAGCTGCAGGAACAATACGGCTAA
- a CDS encoding helix-turn-helix transcriptional regulator: protein MRSEDYVQSEHADLWLSDNYLRWGVESILEHIAFGNTAIRYVFLSENQYLDVLKHNYDRGSSKIILLTDGAFFHFLDGIAFYQFSMDSSIEELQEFIISISHPNENQLQRKIPVVLTHRERVLINLIKEGKRIAEIGEHLNLHIKTVYQVRQSLIKKMGCSGAVDLLRTLHSDVFKNWLAESHQCH, encoded by the coding sequence ATGCGTAGCGAAGACTATGTACAGTCAGAGCATGCCGATCTCTGGTTGTCAGATAATTATCTCAGATGGGGAGTGGAAAGCATTTTAGAACACATCGCCTTTGGGAATACTGCAATACGGTACGTGTTTTTATCAGAAAACCAATATCTTGACGTCCTGAAGCATAACTACGATCGAGGTAGCAGTAAAATTATTCTTCTGACTGACGGTGCGTTTTTCCATTTTCTTGATGGCATCGCGTTTTATCAGTTTTCCATGGATTCGAGTATTGAAGAGTTGCAGGAATTCATCATTTCAATTAGCCACCCTAACGAAAATCAGCTACAACGTAAAATACCTGTAGTGTTGACCCATCGTGAGAGAGTGTTAATCAATTTGATCAAAGAGGGAAAGCGCATAGCGGAAATAGGAGAGCATCTCAACCTGCATATAAAAACGGTCTACCAGGTACGGCAGTCGCTGATAAAAAAAATGGGATGCAGTGGTGCAGTTGACCTACTGCGTACCTTACACAGCGACGTGTTCAAAAACTGGTTGGCAGAAAGTCATCAGTGTCATTGA
- a CDS encoding biofilm development regulator YmgB/AriR family protein has protein sequence MTQQPDIYSALPDHVLSDYFRHAGDALAEEAMVLGAAIRNILIKGEHINNKNIIISLVQTLEVTDDIVHSDVIRKTLEIVVGHTMDDI, from the coding sequence ATCACACAACAACCTGATATTTATAGTGCTTTACCTGATCACGTCCTTTCAGATTATTTTCGTCATGCCGGCGACGCCCTTGCTGAAGAAGCAATGGTTTTGGGCGCGGCAATACGCAATATTCTTATAAAGGGTGAGCATATTAATAACAAAAATATCATTATATCTTTGGTTCAAACGTTGGAAGTCACGGATGACATCGTACATTCCGATGTGATCCGAAAAACATTGGAAATTGTTGTTGGACATACTATGGACGATATTTGA
- the ycgZ gene encoding regulatory protein YcgZ yields MQQNGYISDTANAIAHYFSKANLPTQQETLGQIVVEILTDGRNLNRKSLCTKLLGRLEKATCEEEEVHYNALIGLLFER; encoded by the coding sequence ATGCAGCAAAATGGTTACATTTCAGATACCGCTAACGCCATTGCACATTATTTCAGTAAGGCCAATTTGCCGACTCAGCAGGAAACATTGGGGCAGATTGTGGTGGAAATTCTCACGGACGGGCGCAATCTGAATCGCAAATCCCTGTGTACAAAACTCCTTGGTCGTCTGGAAAAAGCGACCTGTGAAGAAGAGGAGGTTCATTATAACGCGCTGATTGGTTTGCTTTTTGAGCGCTGA
- a CDS encoding diguanylate phosphodiesterase, with product MLTTIIYRSHLCDDVPVKALESMVAAANLTNGHADVTGILLFNGTHFFQLLEGPDENVKAIYQAICEDKRHYNVVELLCDHGPSRRFGKVGMELFDLREHDREEVLQTILDKGTSRYQLTYNDRALQFFRTFVESTEKENYFEIPPAGTWDFIATESARTIPLTSVSEEANCSFAFQPIIDPLAQKIVSLEALLRTRSGDSPQHYFDNIKGDDIYLADLESKKVAFILAASLGLRDQVLSVNLLPMTLVKVPDAASYLLNAIADSGLVPEQIIVEFTEREVISEFEAFTETVRTLKSSGISIALDHFGAGFGGLRLLAQFQPDRIKINRDLICDVHKSGPRQAIIQAMIKCCASLEIAISAVGVEKPEEWMWLESAGISQFQGHLFAAPCFCGIPSVAWPEKKTPL from the coding sequence ATGCTCACTACCATTATCTACCGCAGTCATCTCTGTGATGACGTCCCGGTGAAGGCGCTCGAAAGTATGGTCGCCGCCGCTAACCTTACAAATGGGCATGCTGATGTGACAGGCATTTTGCTGTTTAACGGCACACATTTTTTTCAGCTGCTTGAAGGCCCTGATGAAAACGTAAAGGCTATTTATCAGGCAATTTGTGAAGACAAGCGCCACTATAATGTGGTCGAACTGCTGTGCGATCACGGTCCCTCCCGCCGCTTTGGGAAAGTGGGAATGGAGCTTTTTGATTTACGGGAACATGATCGGGAGGAGGTGTTACAGACCATTCTCGATAAGGGCACATCCCGATACCAACTTACCTACAACGACCGTGCGCTGCAGTTCTTCCGCACCTTCGTGGAATCCACTGAAAAAGAGAACTATTTTGAGATCCCTCCTGCTGGCACGTGGGATTTTATCGCGACCGAATCCGCTCGCACGATTCCCCTGACGTCAGTCAGCGAGGAGGCCAATTGCAGCTTTGCTTTTCAGCCCATCATCGATCCTCTTGCTCAGAAAATTGTCTCTCTGGAAGCGCTGCTGCGTACCCGTTCGGGTGATTCGCCGCAGCACTATTTTGACAATATTAAGGGCGACGATATTTATCTGGCCGACCTGGAAAGTAAGAAAGTCGCTTTTATACTGGCGGCCTCACTGGGTCTGCGCGATCAGGTTTTGTCCGTGAATCTGTTGCCCATGACGTTGGTGAAGGTGCCGGATGCAGCCAGCTATTTGCTCAATGCCATTGCTGACAGTGGTCTTGTTCCGGAACAGATCATCGTTGAGTTCACTGAACGCGAGGTTATCTCCGAGTTTGAAGCCTTTACGGAAACGGTGAGAACCCTGAAATCCTCTGGGATCAGTATCGCCCTCGATCACTTTGGTGCCGGTTTTGGCGGTCTGCGGCTGCTGGCGCAGTTCCAACCCGATCGCATCAAAATTAATCGCGACCTCATTTGCGATGTTCACAAAAGCGGCCCTCGACAGGCCATCATCCAGGCCATGATCAAGTGCTGTGCGTCTCTGGAAATTGCGATATCAGCCGTCGGCGTTGAAAAGCCCGAAGAGTGGATGTGGCTGGAATCAGCGGGTATTTCTCAGTTCCAGGGGCATCTTTTTGCAGCGCCTTGCTTCTGTGGAATTCCATCGGTTGCATGGCCGGAGAAAAAAACACCGCTGTAA
- a CDS encoding MerR family transcriptional regulator → MGFYSIGDVAERCGVNPVTLRAWQRRYGLLKPQRSEGGHRQFDEEDIQRIEEIKRWIKSGVSVSKVKVLLEQGTVETDDDWTTLQEEMMGVLRFAHPARLRAKIGALAREHTSGDLIDHVFVPVRQRLSLDHNTARIMCSLLDGVLIEFVTACMSEARKKAGKDALLIGWDTEDRARLWLEAWRLSQQGWHIAVLAEPLDSPRPELFPGQQLFVWTGIEPTRRQQELLQHWHEQGYSLVFHHP, encoded by the coding sequence ATGGGATTTTACAGCATAGGCGATGTCGCTGAACGTTGCGGTGTCAACCCCGTTACCCTGCGCGCCTGGCAACGGCGCTATGGATTGTTAAAGCCCCAGCGCAGCGAGGGCGGTCATCGTCAGTTCGATGAAGAAGATATCCAGCGCATTGAAGAGATCAAGCGATGGATTAAAAGCGGAGTGTCAGTAAGCAAGGTCAAAGTCTTGCTGGAACAAGGCACTGTGGAAACCGATGATGACTGGACCACACTGCAGGAAGAAATGATGGGCGTGCTGCGTTTTGCCCATCCGGCCAGGCTGCGGGCCAAAATCGGCGCTCTCGCCCGTGAACATACTTCAGGCGATCTTATCGATCACGTTTTCGTTCCCGTACGCCAACGCCTCAGCCTCGACCATAATACGGCCCGCATCATGTGCAGCCTGCTTGATGGCGTACTGATTGAATTTGTGACCGCCTGTATGTCCGAAGCCCGCAAAAAAGCCGGCAAAGATGCGTTGCTGATTGGCTGGGATACCGAAGACCGCGCACGTCTATGGCTGGAAGCCTGGCGTTTGTCTCAGCAAGGCTGGCACATTGCCGTACTGGCAGAGCCGCTGGATTCTCCACGTCCGGAGCTCTTTCCTGGACAACAGCTGTTTGTCTGGACCGGCATCGAACCGACCCGCCGCCAGCAGGAATTGCTTCAGCATTGGCACGAACAGGGTTATTCGCTGGTCTTTCACCATCCCTGA
- a CDS encoding B3/4 domain-containing protein yields the protein MLTVSPSIAPEIYRIAPGFRALSIYVKAAPVLNPDTGETALREACEAVLAGEPEWAESHLAAWADVFPKFGAKPKRTPCSADALRKRVLRDGTMPALDPIVDLYNAVSLRYAVPVGGENIAAYQGSPRLTVAKGTEPFDTVKEGETSVEYPPQGEVIWCDDTGVTCRRWNWRQGIRTRLGVEAQQMWFILESLPQMPLEMLHEAGKMLTDGLEKMMPGLWFEVALIEEQQQ from the coding sequence GTGTTAACCGTCTCTCCGTCAATTGCCCCTGAAATTTATCGCATTGCCCCCGGTTTTCGGGCACTCAGTATCTACGTAAAAGCGGCGCCAGTGCTTAATCCCGACACGGGAGAAACGGCGCTGCGCGAAGCCTGTGAAGCGGTTCTGGCCGGCGAGCCTGAATGGGCGGAATCTCATCTGGCCGCATGGGCCGACGTTTTTCCAAAGTTTGGGGCTAAACCTAAACGCACCCCTTGCTCAGCTGATGCGTTACGTAAGCGCGTATTACGTGACGGAACGATGCCAGCGCTCGATCCCATCGTTGATCTTTATAATGCTGTTAGTCTCCGCTACGCCGTTCCGGTTGGCGGAGAGAATATCGCTGCCTATCAGGGTTCGCCGCGTCTGACTGTGGCAAAAGGAACAGAGCCTTTTGATACCGTCAAAGAGGGTGAAACGTCCGTTGAATATCCTCCACAAGGCGAGGTTATCTGGTGTGATGATACCGGCGTAACCTGTCGCCGCTGGAACTGGCGTCAGGGGATCAGAACCCGCTTAGGCGTGGAAGCTCAACAAATGTGGTTCATTCTGGAGAGTCTCCCACAGATGCCGCTGGAGATGCTTCATGAAGCCGGGAAGATGCTGACCGATGGCCTTGAAAAAATGATGCCCGGCCTGTGGTTTGAAGTTGCTCTCATCGAAGAACAACAGCAGTAA
- a CDS encoding helix-turn-helix domain-containing protein, which translates to MTKKVNLMTDADSIVSTVNEAVSQRIKLYRKQKKISLDELSRRAGVSKGALVEIEGCRANPSIALLCRLAAAMGVSVADFVDVSSKPTVHLIAEDEIPELWEGEKGGRARLLAGSGGPDMTELWMWEMQPGEKFASPGHTEGTLELFYVQSGTLTLGVQDHVYLVKTGCSATARTDVPHFYENQGENPLVFIMTVHEKAS; encoded by the coding sequence ATGACCAAAAAAGTCAATTTAATGACCGATGCAGATTCTATCGTCAGTACCGTGAATGAGGCCGTATCTCAGCGAATTAAACTGTATCGTAAGCAAAAGAAAATATCCCTCGATGAACTCTCCCGTCGGGCAGGCGTCAGCAAGGGAGCGCTGGTTGAGATAGAGGGATGCCGGGCGAATCCCAGCATTGCCCTGTTATGCCGTCTGGCTGCCGCGATGGGCGTTTCGGTGGCTGATTTTGTGGATGTCAGTTCCAAACCGACCGTACATCTCATTGCTGAGGATGAGATCCCCGAATTGTGGGAAGGTGAAAAAGGCGGCAGAGCAAGGTTGCTCGCAGGATCGGGTGGCCCTGATATGACCGAGCTCTGGATGTGGGAAATGCAGCCGGGGGAAAAGTTCGCTTCACCCGGCCACACGGAAGGAACGCTTGAACTGTTTTATGTTCAGTCGGGCACGCTCACTCTGGGCGTACAGGATCACGTGTATCTGGTAAAAACTGGCTGTTCGGCAACAGCCAGAACGGACGTCCCTCATTTCTATGAAAATCAGGGGGAGAACCCGCTGGTATTTATCATGACAGTACATGAGAAAGCATCCTGA
- a CDS encoding fimbrial protein, translating to MNITTTMKKTLLTTAIFTALLSANASAADGTINFTGNVTASACTTIVGAGPSGGSMGNPATVTLPNVTTTTLNAAVGTYAGHTPFSISLTGCESTAALQNVRAIFTTASPASGDNYVMGNTAAGGAQNVAVAILSTGGTPVDLNSGPSTDAGLPLPATTGPVTLNYQAAYKSLTTGVTAGAVAGTADYIISYF from the coding sequence ATGAACATAACAACTACGATGAAAAAAACATTGCTGACAACGGCGATATTTACTGCATTGCTCAGCGCAAATGCCAGTGCAGCTGATGGCACGATTAACTTCACCGGCAATGTGACAGCAAGTGCATGTACCACAATTGTGGGCGCAGGTCCTTCAGGTGGTTCTATGGGCAACCCGGCTACGGTGACACTGCCGAACGTGACGACCACGACGCTTAATGCCGCTGTCGGTACCTATGCCGGTCACACCCCTTTCTCTATCTCCCTGACCGGCTGTGAATCCACCGCGGCCCTGCAGAACGTGCGCGCTATCTTCACCACAGCATCGCCGGCATCCGGGGATAACTATGTCATGGGTAACACCGCAGCAGGCGGGGCCCAGAACGTTGCTGTCGCTATCCTGAGCACTGGCGGAACGCCGGTTGACCTCAACAGCGGACCGAGTACTGATGCCGGGTTGCCTCTTCCGGCGACAACTGGCCCTGTGACACTGAACTACCAGGCGGCCTATAAGTCACTGACCACAGGTGTCACCGCAGGTGCGGTTGCCGGTACAGCAGATTACATCATCTCGTACTTCTGA
- a CDS encoding fimbria/pilus outer membrane usher protein translates to MSLLLSLSGLFIPDRKNGIKIIIAGFILCGLTGGKVSADSSFEESYLRRDKNGASPDVFIYKNAVTPGIKSVDIRVNDQSAGKMDVEFISNGRDETTPCLSADMLKTIGIKTELYEEKANGRCYDLKKTIPASELYYRDSNQTLFITVPQEAVDKQNFTMIPPEEWDHGVTSLRTSYNGYYYSSRIKTDQHSGGGNDSDSDTSRSAYVNLNTVGSLGAWRLYSVDSFYKSDQRGWESNHDRSYLSRDIAGLRSQLQVGEIYTRTSGYMAGTVPLSGVSLTTSEKMSLDNQFRFAPVIRGVARTNARLTVRQRGNVIYSTTLTPGPFAIDDLYSAQVGADLEATVEESDGQRQVFRVPYTSLPDMIRPGAMRYSVAAGKYRSQGRDVKEPVVFSGGLERGFEYFTLGGALLASDRYQTLSAGVSWNAGNIGAFSAEIAHARYNNPENKDNTRDGSAVRVQYARHFEASDTSLQILGYQYRSEDFLEFQEYLMRDSGYVSPDDDDAYAYSTRRKRNRLEMTINQNVTDIGSLYMTVSQDRYYGTSNKSTSVTGGIGTTIGSSTVSLSLTDTRDEDRSDRQLSLSVSIPLSSGSDSRRSYGSLNYGLVRDQNKQFSQSLGYSGSALDNTLTYSANVLRDVQGKYSQSGTLGYNGSMANISGGLSHSNNYNQISAGMSGGVTLYGGGVVLSPVLGDTVAIVDTTGASGIGLSGSGDVRTDMFGHAMVTWLTPYRYNEINLDASGVDNVELKETGRKVVPSEGAAVLLKFASRVGRRAMAELHGPRNIPLGAMVYTEGDGASREEAGIVGNKGLTYLSGLDARNEEHLLVVWGDGPDAQCRFTLPAATPEQLKPDNWYQKIIVNCR, encoded by the coding sequence ATGTCTTTATTACTGTCACTGTCAGGTTTATTCATTCCGGACAGGAAGAACGGAATAAAAATTATTATTGCAGGTTTTATTCTCTGCGGTCTGACAGGCGGTAAAGTCTCTGCTGACTCCAGTTTTGAAGAGTCCTATCTGCGCCGGGATAAAAATGGTGCCTCACCGGATGTCTTTATCTATAAAAATGCGGTGACGCCCGGGATAAAAAGCGTGGATATCAGGGTGAACGACCAGTCTGCCGGGAAGATGGACGTGGAATTTATCAGTAATGGCAGGGATGAAACAACGCCGTGTCTGAGTGCTGATATGCTGAAGACGATTGGGATAAAAACTGAGTTGTATGAGGAGAAAGCAAACGGACGTTGCTACGACCTGAAAAAAACGATCCCCGCTTCTGAATTATATTACCGGGACAGCAACCAGACCTTATTTATCACCGTCCCCCAGGAGGCGGTGGACAAACAGAATTTCACCATGATCCCCCCTGAGGAGTGGGATCATGGTGTGACCAGCCTGCGTACCAGTTACAACGGTTACTACTACTCTTCACGGATCAAAACAGATCAGCACTCCGGTGGCGGGAATGATTCCGACAGCGATACCTCCCGCAGCGCGTATGTGAATCTTAACACTGTCGGCTCTTTAGGCGCATGGCGTCTCTACAGTGTGGATTCGTTCTATAAAAGCGACCAGCGCGGCTGGGAATCAAACCACGATCGCAGCTATCTGTCCCGTGATATCGCGGGCCTGCGCAGCCAGTTGCAGGTGGGGGAGATTTATACCCGCACATCAGGGTATATGGCTGGAACCGTCCCGCTGAGCGGTGTCTCGCTGACGACCAGTGAGAAAATGTCGCTGGACAACCAGTTCCGCTTTGCGCCGGTGATCCGGGGGGTGGCGCGGACAAACGCCCGTCTGACCGTACGCCAGCGGGGCAATGTGATATACAGCACCACCCTGACACCGGGACCGTTTGCCATTGACGATCTGTACAGCGCCCAGGTGGGTGCCGATCTTGAAGCCACGGTGGAAGAGTCTGACGGGCAGCGACAGGTCTTCCGGGTGCCTTACACCTCACTGCCGGACATGATCCGTCCGGGGGCGATGCGTTACAGCGTGGCCGCCGGGAAATACCGTAGTCAGGGACGGGATGTAAAAGAGCCGGTGGTATTCTCCGGCGGGCTTGAGCGGGGTTTCGAATATTTCACGCTCGGGGGCGCATTGCTGGCGTCGGATCGCTATCAGACCCTGTCGGCCGGGGTGTCCTGGAATGCCGGGAATATCGGTGCTTTCTCCGCTGAGATTGCACATGCCCGCTACAACAATCCTGAAAACAAGGACAACACCCGCGACGGTTCGGCGGTACGGGTCCAGTATGCCCGCCATTTTGAAGCATCGGATACCTCGCTGCAGATCCTCGGCTACCAGTATCGTTCAGAAGATTTTCTTGAGTTCCAGGAATATCTGATGCGTGACAGCGGGTATGTCAGTCCTGACGATGACGACGCGTACGCTTACTCAACGCGACGCAAGCGTAACCGACTGGAGATGACCATCAACCAGAACGTGACTGATATCGGCAGCCTGTACATGACGGTCAGCCAGGACCGCTATTACGGCACCAGCAATAAAAGCACCTCCGTCACCGGTGGCATCGGGACAACCATCGGCAGCAGCACGGTTTCGCTCTCGCTGACAGACACCCGCGATGAAGATCGATCAGACCGGCAGCTCAGCCTGTCGGTGAGCATTCCGCTCAGTTCCGGAAGCGACAGCCGCCGGAGCTATGGTTCGCTGAACTATGGGCTGGTGCGTGACCAGAATAAACAGTTCAGCCAGTCGCTGGGCTATTCCGGCAGTGCGCTGGATAACACGCTGACGTATTCGGCGAACGTGCTCCGCGATGTACAGGGGAAATACAGCCAGTCCGGCACCCTCGGTTACAACGGCAGCATGGCGAATATCAGTGGTGGTCTGAGCCACAGCAACAACTATAACCAGATATCGGCAGGAATGAGCGGTGGTGTGACCTTGTATGGCGGCGGTGTGGTGCTGTCGCCGGTACTGGGCGACACGGTGGCGATAGTGGATACCACAGGAGCGTCGGGTATCGGGCTGTCCGGTTCGGGGGATGTCAGAACGGACATGTTTGGCCACGCCATGGTGACCTGGCTGACGCCGTACCGCTACAACGAGATCAATCTGGATGCCTCCGGGGTGGATAACGTCGAGCTGAAAGAGACCGGGCGCAAAGTGGTACCGAGTGAAGGCGCGGCAGTGCTGCTGAAATTTGCCTCGCGGGTCGGACGGCGCGCGATGGCGGAGCTTCACGGTCCCCGGAATATCCCGCTGGGTGCGATGGTTTACACCGAAGGTGACGGGGCATCACGTGAAGAGGCCGGGATTGTCGGCAACAAGGGGCTGACTTATCTGAGCGGTCTGGATGCACGTAATGAGGAGCATCTGCTGGTGGTCTGGGGAGACGGTCCGGACGCACAGTGCCGGTTCACCCTGCCGGCGGCCACGCCGGAACAACTGAAACCGGATAACTGGTACCAGAAAATTATCGTGAACTGCCGGTAA